The genomic stretch CCTTGAGATTCTCGAGGCCCGGGATCTGCTGTTTGCCAAGCTGCTGCAATACAAAGCGTTCAAGGAGGTTGCGCAAGAACTCGCCGTGACGTTGGGTGTGCAGTCGCTCGCGGTTCCACGAGATGTGCCGATGGAAGAGCACTTCCGTTCGATGCTCCCGGAAGTAGAATTGCGGATCGGATTATCTGATTTGGCGATGTTGGCGGCCCGTGCAATGACGCGCACACCGGCAGAAGTGACGTTCGACCACATGCATGACCCGCTGGTACCGGTTGAATCTCAGGTGGCGCACCTCAGGCAAGTTCTCGTGGTGGGCGATAAGGTGTCTTTCACACAGCTGTGCGCAGATGCCCGCTCGGTAGCAATGGTCGTGTCACGATTTTTGGCAGTGTTGGACATGCTGCGCGCAGGAGAAATCCTTGTGGAACAAGACGGCCCACTCACCACACTGTATGTCGTGCGAGTAACCGACAAGGAGGACCAGTGAGCGAGGATTTTCAGCGCGGGAGCCTTGAAGCGATTCTTATGGTGGCCGAACACCCCGTTCC from Trueperella bialowiezensis encodes the following:
- a CDS encoding segregation and condensation protein A gives rise to the protein MSAPVGEDLFSSDSFAVDLDVFSGPFEVLLSLISRKKLDVTEVSLAEVTDEFIEFVRAQDEADLSQMSQFVVVAATLLDMKAARLLPRDEEDDDADLEILEARDLLFAKLLQYKAFKEVAQELAVTLGVQSLAVPRDVPMEEHFRSMLPEVELRIGLSDLAMLAARAMTRTPAEVTFDHMHDPLVPVESQVAHLRQVLVVGDKVSFTQLCADARSVAMVVSRFLAVLDMLRAGEILVEQDGPLTTLYVVRVTDKEDQ